The proteins below are encoded in one region of Bacteroides uniformis:
- a CDS encoding SPFH domain-containing protein has translation METKECSFSGFKMNGFLALFLHLVVLTAVIIFGFLISVPTLILSVCLCLVWFIMFAGYMELEPNEARAMVFFGKYKGTFKETGFFWVNPFLNKKKLSLRARNLDVEPIKVNDKIGNPILIGLVLVWKLKDTYKAMFEIDSQTMAASAPTAGNANQVSLGNAVANRMNAFENFVMIQSDAALRQVAGQYAYDDNEADTEELTLRSGGEEINEQLEQKLNERLAMAGMEVVEARINYLAYAPEIAAVMLRRQQASAIITAREKIVEGAVSMVKMALHKLSEEEIVELDEDKKAAMVSNLLVVLCADEAAQPVVNTGTLNH, from the coding sequence ATGGAAACAAAAGAGTGTAGTTTCAGTGGTTTCAAGATGAATGGCTTTCTGGCCTTGTTCCTTCATTTGGTAGTGCTTACGGCGGTGATAATCTTTGGGTTTCTCATTTCTGTGCCTACCTTGATCCTTTCGGTGTGTCTGTGTCTGGTATGGTTCATTATGTTTGCCGGCTATATGGAGCTGGAACCGAACGAGGCGCGTGCCATGGTGTTCTTTGGCAAGTACAAGGGAACATTCAAAGAGACCGGCTTTTTCTGGGTAAACCCTTTCCTTAATAAGAAGAAGCTTTCGCTTCGTGCACGCAACCTGGATGTGGAGCCGATAAAGGTGAACGATAAGATTGGTAATCCTATTCTTATAGGACTGGTATTGGTGTGGAAGCTGAAGGACACCTATAAAGCCATGTTTGAGATTGATTCACAAACAATGGCTGCATCCGCTCCGACAGCGGGTAATGCGAACCAGGTCAGTCTTGGCAATGCGGTGGCCAACCGTATGAATGCGTTCGAGAATTTCGTCATGATACAGAGTGATGCCGCTCTTCGCCAGGTTGCTGGTCAGTATGCCTATGATGATAATGAGGCTGATACGGAAGAGTTGACACTTCGTTCGGGCGGTGAGGAAATCAATGAACAGCTGGAGCAGAAATTGAATGAACGCCTGGCCATGGCAGGTATGGAAGTGGTGGAAGCGCGTATCAACTATCTGGCATATGCGCCCGAAATTGCCGCTGTGATGCTGCGTCGCCAGCAAGCATCTGCCATTATTACGGCACGCGAGAAGATTGTGGAAGGGGCAGTCTCTATGGTAAAAATGGCGCTCCATAAACTTTCTGAAGAAGAAATTGTTGAACTGGACGAAGACAAGAAAGCAGCAATGGTCAGCAATCTGTTGGTAGTGCTTTGTGCGGACGAGGCTGCCCAACCGGTAGTCAATACGGGAACGTTGAACCATTGA
- a CDS encoding alpha/beta hydrolase gives MKEMGGIGRWALILLLLGNVYGGFAQDANTARAQHIYELFVAGQGDSIHAALNRELQEKLAPALFNDSFRQAEKMFGKSISKGEWKTDSAQGITIYYSDVEFERYNLRFLVAFDADGALNTIRLVPAPAVSTAQPVAYDKTKMDERDITLGADGYKLPGTLTLPKRAVGSDVCRVPCVILVHGSGPHDRDETIGPNKPFRDLAWGLAERGIAVVRYEKRTKAYGAACVPAGRELDYDTEAVDDAVAIVEQVRALPELAPDSVYVLGHSLGGTLAPRIAGRSKGLAGIIILAGLARPLEDALEEQFYYTSSLTDSSVNVKAQLDELKQQLVNVKKLGTEEFDEAIPLPLGQPRSYWLFANAYKPVEVAAKLKLPIFVLQGERDYQVTMEDFGLWRSGLLHCKNAYFKSYPKLNHLLQEGSGKATPFEYSHASPVPAYVMDDIASFVRGKQNTL, from the coding sequence ATGAAAGAGATGGGAGGCATAGGACGGTGGGCTCTTATACTGCTCTTGCTGGGCAATGTATATGGGGGCTTTGCACAAGATGCGAATACTGCGCGCGCGCAGCACATTTATGAATTGTTTGTGGCAGGGCAAGGTGACAGCATCCATGCGGCATTGAACCGGGAGTTGCAGGAGAAACTGGCTCCGGCACTCTTCAATGATTCTTTCCGGCAAGCAGAGAAAATGTTTGGTAAATCCATATCAAAAGGAGAATGGAAGACCGATTCTGCCCAGGGAATTACTATCTATTATTCCGATGTGGAATTTGAACGTTATAATCTCCGCTTTCTAGTGGCTTTTGATGCTGACGGGGCACTGAATACAATCCGGCTAGTCCCTGCACCTGCTGTTAGCACTGCCCAACCGGTAGCCTATGATAAGACAAAAATGGATGAAAGGGATATTACGCTGGGAGCCGACGGCTACAAGCTTCCCGGAACGTTGACTTTGCCCAAGAGGGCAGTCGGTTCGGATGTATGCAGGGTTCCTTGTGTTATTCTGGTACATGGTTCCGGTCCTCACGACCGTGACGAGACGATAGGTCCCAACAAGCCTTTCCGTGACCTGGCCTGGGGATTGGCGGAACGCGGCATTGCCGTCGTCCGCTATGAAAAACGGACAAAAGCATATGGTGCGGCTTGCGTTCCTGCCGGTCGCGAACTCGATTATGATACTGAGGCCGTGGACGATGCCGTTGCCATAGTGGAGCAGGTAAGAGCTTTGCCCGAGCTGGCTCCTGACAGTGTGTATGTGTTGGGGCACAGCCTGGGAGGTACATTGGCTCCCCGTATTGCCGGGCGTTCGAAAGGTTTGGCAGGTATCATTATCCTTGCCGGACTGGCAAGACCGCTTGAAGATGCTCTTGAGGAACAGTTTTATTATACCTCTTCTTTGACGGATTCTTCAGTCAATGTAAAGGCTCAACTTGATGAACTGAAACAACAGTTGGTGAATGTCAAAAAGCTTGGTACCGAAGAGTTCGATGAGGCAATTCCCTTACCGTTGGGGCAGCCCCGCTCCTATTGGCTGTTTGCCAACGCTTACAAACCAGTGGAGGTTGCCGCTAAACTAAAGCTGCCCATATTTGTTCTTCAAGGGGAGAGAGATTATCAAGTGACTATGGAAGACTTCGGTTTATGGCGTTCCGGTCTGTTGCATTGTAAGAATGCGTACTTCAAATCTTATCCGAAATTGAATCACTTGTTGCAGGAAGGCAGCGGCAAGGCGACTCCGTTTGAGTATAGCCATGCTTCGCCCGTCCCGGCATATGTTATGGATGACATTGCCTCCTTCGTGCGGGGCAAGCAGAAT